One Lysinibacillus sp. OF-1 DNA segment encodes these proteins:
- a CDS encoding PilZ domain-containing protein, whose product MIFKRQEGFRFKFEEPVQITFAIYENGRVNHGQTAMADLLDISPRGLKMFTEVDLGVNPPPLDIHFVLDTQEVRAYGEVIWSRPFGSGKQYGIYFNDQARVEDLIVEELKLRRKKEAAEAKKQSNH is encoded by the coding sequence ATGATCTTTAAGCGTCAAGAAGGTTTCCGATTTAAATTTGAGGAGCCTGTTCAAATAACTTTTGCTATTTATGAGAACGGAAGGGTCAATCATGGACAAACGGCTATGGCGGACTTGCTGGACATTAGTCCACGTGGGTTAAAGATGTTTACTGAAGTGGATTTAGGCGTGAATCCTCCACCATTGGATATCCATTTTGTGCTTGATACACAAGAGGTGCGGGCTTATGGTGAAGTTATTTGGAGCCGTCCGTTTGGTAGCGGCAAGCAATATGGCATTTATTTCAATGATCAGGCACGAGTAGAAGATTTGATTGTAGAAGAATTAAAGCTGCGACGTAAAAAGGAAGCGGCAGAAGCAAAAAAGCAAAGCAACCATTAA
- a CDS encoding flagellar protein FliT, with protein MHQTDQLLQVSANLFKHLGDIPNGEERDEYINTINSMLDKRETIIKGLKQEGFHFNEQNRIHRTLLELDNGIKKRLAAVMDAVKQDMANLQKTKKSEQQYFNPYSNVRVMDGMYYDKKN; from the coding sequence ATGCATCAAACAGATCAACTATTGCAAGTGTCAGCCAATTTATTTAAGCATTTAGGTGACATTCCAAATGGTGAAGAGCGTGACGAATACATCAACACAATCAATAGCATGTTGGACAAGCGTGAAACGATTATTAAAGGCTTGAAACAAGAAGGTTTTCATTTCAATGAACAAAATCGTATTCATCGTACACTGTTGGAACTAGATAATGGTATTAAAAAAAGATTAGCAGCTGTTATGGATGCAGTTAAGCAAGATATGGCAAACCTACAAAAAACGAAAAAAAGTGAACAGCAATATTTCAACCCTTACTCCAATGTTCGTGTGATGGACGGGATGTATTACGATAAAAAGAATTGA
- the fliD gene encoding flagellar filament capping protein FliD: MVNRIGGLASGMDIDSIVKKLMNAERAPLNKLYQKKQTYEWQRDAYRSVNTKLKTFDTYISDNLVLKSLISKTAASSNSNLVSATATGSASGTLSIEGVSQLATAARKVGDQVNAVGTTKMSDLGATGTIEFKAIQTNGQLASEATKIEITSDMTVDQFISKVNSSNAGISAVFENGRFSFTAKNTGDVKGDDEIKVVGGLDIFNKLGFADPNKVQNTEGKNAIFTVNGIATERTTNTFTISGYNVTLKDTFNGLQTIADKYKAAVEELKNATTNLANKQANLTTKQNAYGASDINSYTANHETAYKNAFGNTLSLSQQVQYNKLGNNAWRNLSTDEINYIKNQSSAQGIKDNLDGSSLSDESKAKLKDLSNDVLDVLFSNKDQLTDFKAQAEYEKYGAKLKDFDQNAIDALKRFSYDSNDSIDKIHKDIDDNPEFTKEVKDALKSLSKDDLTNLIATDSATLKTYQEKAQAEDLKQKYNQFGDALIKGLQDGSKKVEDLTEKQKEVWNSLSPEEKGQFYDLADQNIKRSEYLTADAEEKAAQTRLTEATNTEKAATADANAAGILKDDGSGGKIVDEDKVNAAQKAQAVTMTSTTDVDDIMAKIKEFITTYNGFIKDLNDQTKETKYRDYTPLTSEQREDMSENEIKLWEEKAKSGLLRGDTLIREGLSGMRSLVYQSNPGIDSKYNTLFSIGITTSKNYNDGGTLEIDETKLRKVLEEDPDAVEKLFKNSEGKKDDVVDGKTVDTRGYLEKLRESMKTFEITIEKKAGRSTMTDAQYAIGNNLMDTESRISTWKRKLEDIESRYWKQFTAMEQAINKANQQSSMFMQG, translated from the coding sequence ATGGTAAATAGAATCGGCGGTTTAGCTTCAGGAATGGATATAGATTCAATAGTAAAAAAATTAATGAATGCGGAAAGAGCACCTTTAAACAAGTTATATCAAAAGAAACAAACGTACGAGTGGCAACGTGACGCATATCGAAGTGTTAATACAAAGCTAAAAACATTTGATACTTATATATCAGATAATCTAGTACTAAAAAGTCTTATTTCTAAAACGGCAGCTAGTTCTAATTCTAACTTAGTATCTGCAACTGCAACAGGAAGTGCTTCAGGAACACTGTCAATCGAGGGTGTTTCCCAATTAGCTACAGCAGCTCGTAAAGTTGGTGATCAAGTTAATGCTGTAGGAACTACGAAAATGTCCGATTTAGGAGCAACAGGAACTATAGAATTTAAAGCCATTCAAACCAACGGTCAATTAGCGAGTGAGGCAACAAAGATTGAAATTACTTCTGATATGACAGTTGATCAATTTATTAGTAAAGTGAATTCTAGTAATGCAGGAATTAGTGCTGTATTTGAAAATGGTCGATTCTCCTTTACTGCCAAAAACACTGGTGATGTTAAAGGTGATGATGAAATCAAAGTTGTAGGTGGTTTAGATATTTTCAACAAGTTAGGGTTTGCTGATCCTAATAAAGTTCAAAATACAGAAGGAAAAAATGCTATTTTCACTGTGAATGGTATAGCAACAGAAAGAACAACAAATACGTTTACGATTTCGGGTTATAATGTAACGTTAAAAGATACATTCAACGGCCTCCAAACGATTGCAGATAAATATAAAGCTGCTGTGGAAGAATTAAAAAATGCTACTACTAATTTAGCAAATAAACAAGCAAATCTTACTACAAAACAAAATGCTTATGGTGCTAGTGATATTAATAGCTATACAGCTAACCATGAAACTGCTTATAAAAATGCTTTTGGTAATACTTTATCTTTGTCACAACAAGTGCAATATAACAAACTTGGAAATAATGCGTGGAGAAATTTATCAACTGATGAAATAAATTACATTAAAAACCAATCATCTGCACAAGGTATTAAAGATAATCTAGATGGAAGCTCTTTAAGTGATGAAAGCAAAGCGAAATTAAAGGATTTATCTAATGATGTGTTAGATGTTTTATTTTCAAACAAAGATCAGCTTACAGATTTTAAAGCTCAAGCAGAGTACGAAAAGTATGGTGCAAAATTAAAAGATTTTGATCAAAATGCCATCGATGCATTAAAACGTTTCTCATATGACAGTAATGATTCAATTGATAAAATTCATAAAGATATAGATGATAATCCTGAATTTACAAAAGAAGTAAAAGATGCGTTAAAATCTTTAAGTAAAGATGATTTAACTAATTTAATAGCAACAGATTCAGCAACTTTAAAAACTTATCAAGAAAAAGCTCAAGCTGAGGATTTAAAACAAAAGTATAATCAATTTGGAGATGCGTTAATTAAAGGTTTGCAAGATGGATCTAAAAAGGTTGAGGATTTAACAGAAAAACAAAAAGAGGTTTGGAATAGCTTATCCCCAGAAGAAAAAGGTCAATTCTATGATTTGGCGGATCAGAATATTAAACGTTCAGAGTATTTAACTGCCGATGCTGAAGAGAAAGCAGCTCAAACTCGTTTAACAGAAGCAACTAATACCGAAAAGGCAGCAACAGCAGATGCAAATGCGGCAGGTATTTTAAAGGATGATGGTAGTGGTGGTAAAATCGTTGACGAAGATAAAGTAAATGCTGCTCAAAAAGCACAAGCAGTCACAATGACTTCCACAACAGATGTTGATGACATCATGGCTAAAATTAAGGAGTTTATCACTACTTATAACGGTTTTATCAAAGATTTAAATGATCAAACAAAAGAAACTAAATATCGTGATTATACGCCATTGACTAGTGAGCAAAGAGAAGACATGTCAGAAAATGAGATTAAGCTTTGGGAAGAAAAAGCGAAGAGTGGGTTATTAAGAGGTGATACTCTTATTCGTGAAGGGCTTTCGGGTATGCGTTCTTTAGTATATCAATCAAATCCTGGTATTGATTCAAAATATAATACCCTTTTCAGTATTGGGATTACAACATCAAAAAACTATAATGATGGCGGTACATTAGAAATTGATGAAACAAAATTACGAAAAGTATTAGAAGAAGATCCTGATGCAGTTGAAAAACTCTTTAAAAATAGTGAAGGTAAAAAAGATGATGTAGTAGATGGAAAAACAGTCGATACACGAGGTTATTTAGAAAAACTACGTGAATCGATGAAAACTTTTGAAATTACTATTGAAAAAAAAGCTGGACGTTCTACGATGACAGACGCTCAATATGCAATCGGAAATAACCTAATGGATACAGAAAGTCGAATTAGTACTTGGAAGAGAAAACTAGAGGATATAGAATCTCGCTATTGGAAGCAATTCACAGCAATGGAGCAAGCAATAAATAAAGCAAATCAACAATCCAGCATGTTCATGCAAGGCTGA
- the fliB gene encoding flagellin lysine-N-methylase, with protein sequence MRPILVPEYIEDFSCIGSACEDTCCAGWNITVEKKTYQAYRKVRQPEMAEKLLKYVKRNRKGHDDSNYAKFILDDNKNCHMMLEDGLCSIHKELGEEFLCNTCAVYPRFLTSVGNVTEKSLTLSCPEAARIVLLRKDGIGFIETEEPKNTRGLINKDLKLEKHPHFWDLRIFTIQLLQSRQQPIEIRLIILGLFIQKIEQLKPNELEQELQMIMQDYLNRLDNDEYIKSLEDIKGNLNFQLNLARALIRLRITSGIASEKYITILHQLIEGLALEEDEEKELRDMEATVLKYKESYTNIYEPFIKENEYMFENYMVNYVFKNLFPYDCKTFFESYMMLVVNFTLIKLHLIGMAAKQQQLTQEMFIECVQQLAKVIEHTPSYLLDVREGMMNLGYTTMGHMFVMISK encoded by the coding sequence ATGAGACCTATTTTAGTTCCTGAATATATAGAAGATTTTAGTTGTATAGGTAGTGCTTGTGAAGATACTTGTTGTGCTGGTTGGAATATAACAGTTGAAAAGAAAACATATCAAGCGTATCGTAAAGTGCGTCAGCCGGAGATGGCAGAAAAACTATTAAAATATGTAAAACGAAATCGTAAAGGTCATGATGACTCTAATTATGCAAAGTTCATTTTAGATGATAATAAAAACTGTCATATGATGTTAGAGGACGGGTTATGTAGTATTCATAAAGAATTAGGAGAAGAGTTTTTATGTAATACTTGTGCTGTTTATCCTCGATTCCTTACAAGTGTAGGGAATGTAACAGAAAAAAGTTTAACATTGTCTTGCCCAGAGGCAGCACGAATTGTTCTATTACGTAAAGATGGAATCGGTTTTATAGAGACAGAAGAACCAAAAAATACGCGTGGACTAATAAATAAGGACCTAAAATTAGAAAAACACCCTCATTTTTGGGATTTGCGTATTTTTACAATTCAGCTTCTTCAAAGTCGCCAACAACCTATTGAGATTCGTTTAATTATTTTAGGGCTATTCATACAAAAAATTGAACAATTAAAACCGAATGAATTGGAACAAGAATTACAAATGATAATGCAAGATTATCTAAATCGTTTAGATAACGATGAATATATTAAATCGTTAGAAGATATTAAGGGTAATTTAAATTTTCAATTGAATTTAGCACGTGCATTAATTCGCCTTCGTATTACAAGTGGTATTGCTTCAGAAAAATATATCACTATTCTTCATCAATTAATAGAAGGCTTAGCTTTGGAAGAGGATGAAGAAAAAGAATTACGTGATATGGAAGCAACAGTATTGAAATACAAAGAATCCTATACTAATATATATGAACCATTTATTAAAGAAAATGAATATATGTTTGAAAATTACATGGTGAACTATGTATTTAAAAATCTATTTCCCTATGATTGTAAGACATTCTTTGAAAGTTATATGATGCTTGTTGTCAATTTTACGTTAATTAAGTTGCATCTAATTGGTATGGCCGCTAAACAACAACAATTAACACAAGAAATGTTTATTGAATGTGTACAACAGCTTGCGAAGGTGATTGAACATACCCCATCTTATTTGCTAGATGTTCGTGAGGGTATGATGAATTTAGGTTATACAACAATGGGGCATATGTTTGTCATGATTAGTAAGTAG
- the hpf gene encoding ribosome hibernation-promoting factor, HPF/YfiA family, protein MLNFNIRGENIEVTPAIREYVENKIEKVERYFNEDVNANANVNLKVYNDKQTKVEVTVPMKNLTLRAEERHNDMYAAVDLIVDKLERQIRKHKTKVNRKFREREGAGLYFATTQAAADATTEEEEYSIVRTKQFDLKPMDQEEAVLQMNMLGHDFYVFTDAESNGTNIVYKRKDGKYGLIETT, encoded by the coding sequence ATGTTAAACTTTAACATTCGTGGTGAAAATATTGAGGTAACTCCAGCTATTCGTGAGTATGTTGAGAATAAAATCGAAAAAGTCGAACGTTATTTTAACGAAGATGTTAACGCCAATGCTAACGTAAATTTAAAGGTTTATAATGACAAGCAAACAAAAGTGGAAGTCACAGTTCCGATGAAGAACTTAACTCTTCGTGCTGAAGAGCGTCATAATGACATGTATGCTGCGGTTGATCTAATCGTTGATAAATTAGAGCGTCAAATTCGTAAGCATAAAACAAAAGTAAACCGTAAATTCCGTGAGCGAGAAGGTGCAGGCCTTTATTTTGCTACTACACAAGCAGCCGCTGATGCTACTACAGAGGAAGAGGAATACTCAATTGTACGTACAAAGCAATTTGATTTAAAACCGATGGATCAAGAAGAGGCTGTTTTACAAATGAATATGTTAGGGCATGATTTCTATGTCTTTACAGATGCTGAATCTAATGGCACAAATATTGTGTATAAACGTAAAGACGGTAAATATGGCTTAATCGAAACAACTTAA
- a CDS encoding competence protein ComK: protein MHKKDIMNSETMMYMPVYDSFGNLCTRVIEKNNEYLSKLAPTKLMDYNLRYFGSSLRGAFDGSKMILGKLNKNPIVVDERCNILWFPSKSPLQPECIWFAVHHIDEYIAVDKKRAKITFTNGKELVVDVSVNALEYRIQRAYLLKYRLEKRTKHLLVQYDRVKVFQRLALNMLEDETQDH from the coding sequence GTGCATAAAAAAGATATTATGAATAGTGAAACGATGATGTATATGCCTGTGTATGATTCCTTTGGAAATTTATGTACGCGGGTGATTGAGAAAAATAATGAATATCTATCGAAATTAGCACCAACGAAGTTAATGGACTATAACCTTCGTTATTTTGGTTCGAGTTTAAGAGGGGCATTTGATGGCTCGAAAATGATTTTAGGAAAGCTTAATAAAAATCCAATTGTAGTGGATGAACGATGTAATATTTTATGGTTTCCAAGTAAGTCTCCTCTACAACCTGAATGTATCTGGTTCGCCGTTCATCATATTGATGAATATATCGCTGTGGATAAAAAGAGAGCAAAAATAACTTTTACGAATGGCAAAGAACTGGTAGTGGATGTCAGTGTTAATGCGTTAGAATATCGTATTCAGAGAGCCTATTTATTAAAATATAGGTTAGAAAAACGAACAAAGCATTTGCTTGTTCAGTATGACCGTGTAAAGGTTTTTCAGCGTCTCGCTCTTAATATGCTAGAGGACGAGACACAGGATCATTGA
- the secA gene encoding preprotein translocase subunit SecA produces the protein MANLLNKLFDFNKRELKKLEKIADQVEGFASQMEQLSDEQLQAKTEEFKKRYADGEHLESIRAEAFAVCREASKRVLEMYPFRVQIMGAASLDEGNISEMKTGEGKTLTATMAVYLNAITGKGVHVVTVNEYLASRDAAEMGQLYNFLGLTVGLNLNSLSKEEKRAAYEADITYSTNNELGFDYLRDNMVLYKEERVQRPLHYAVIDEVDSILIDEARTPLIISGQAGKSAQLYKQSNAFVRMLSADTDYTYEESTKGVTLTDAGVEKAEKAFGIDNLFDLTHVRLNHAINQSLKAHVSMHNDVDYVVQEGEIVIVDGFTGRLMKGRRYSDGLHQAIEAKEGVDIQNESMTMATITFQNYFRMYQKLAGMTGTAKTEEEEFRNIYNMSVIAIPTNKPIARDDRPDLIFASMEGKYKAVAADIAERHKAGQPVLVGTVAIETSEIISQLLDKHKIPHNVLNAKNHEREAEIIANAGTKGAVTIATNMAGRGTDIKPGEGVLEIGGLAVIGTERHESRRIDNQLRGRSGRQGNPGVTQFYLSLEDDLMRRFGSDNMKSMMMRLGMDDSQPLQSKVVSRAVESAQKRVEGNNFDARKRLLQYDDVLRQQREIIYKERYDVLETENMRVLVESMIQETIDNVVGLYTQGEQKDWNLKAIEDFVAANLLEEGQLKVADFQGKSAEDINQLVSDAVHARYDEKEAELTPERMREFEKVILLRSIDTKWIDHIDAMDQLRQGIHLRAYGQNDPLREYQQEGFAMFEDMVASIREDVAKYAMKAEIRSNLEREEVAKGQAVNPKEEGGSAPKKQPVRKSENIGRNDLCPCGSGKKFKNCHGAGQ, from the coding sequence ATGGCAAACCTATTAAATAAATTATTTGATTTCAATAAACGTGAGTTAAAAAAATTAGAAAAAATCGCTGACCAAGTAGAGGGATTTGCTTCTCAAATGGAACAGCTTTCAGATGAACAATTACAAGCAAAAACAGAAGAGTTTAAAAAGCGTTATGCTGATGGAGAGCATTTAGAGTCGATTCGTGCAGAGGCTTTTGCTGTTTGTCGCGAAGCATCTAAACGTGTTTTAGAGATGTATCCTTTCCGTGTTCAAATCATGGGGGCTGCTTCACTGGATGAAGGTAATATTTCAGAGATGAAAACAGGTGAAGGTAAAACATTAACAGCTACTATGGCGGTTTATTTAAACGCGATTACTGGTAAAGGTGTACATGTTGTAACAGTCAATGAATATTTGGCTAGTCGTGATGCTGCTGAGATGGGACAGCTGTATAATTTCTTAGGTCTTACAGTAGGTTTAAATTTAAATAGCCTGTCAAAAGAAGAGAAGCGTGCGGCATATGAAGCGGATATTACTTATAGTACAAACAATGAATTAGGATTTGACTATTTACGTGACAATATGGTGCTTTATAAAGAAGAGCGTGTTCAACGACCGCTTCATTATGCTGTAATCGATGAGGTGGACTCTATTTTAATTGATGAGGCTCGTACGCCATTAATTATTTCGGGTCAAGCTGGGAAATCAGCACAGTTGTACAAACAGTCTAATGCTTTTGTACGCATGTTAAGTGCAGATACAGATTACACATACGAAGAGTCGACAAAAGGTGTTACATTAACAGATGCAGGTGTAGAAAAGGCAGAAAAAGCATTTGGGATCGACAATTTGTTTGATTTAACACATGTACGCTTAAATCATGCCATTAACCAATCGTTAAAGGCACATGTGAGTATGCATAATGATGTTGACTATGTTGTCCAAGAGGGCGAAATTGTAATTGTTGACGGCTTTACGGGCCGTTTAATGAAGGGCCGTCGATATTCTGATGGACTTCACCAAGCAATTGAAGCCAAAGAGGGCGTTGACATTCAAAATGAATCAATGACAATGGCTACCATTACGTTCCAAAACTATTTCCGTATGTACCAAAAGCTTGCGGGTATGACAGGTACAGCGAAAACAGAGGAAGAAGAGTTCCGAAATATTTACAACATGAGCGTTATTGCGATTCCAACGAATAAACCAATAGCTCGTGATGACCGTCCAGATTTAATTTTTGCTTCGATGGAAGGAAAATATAAAGCGGTGGCGGCCGATATTGCTGAGCGTCATAAGGCAGGACAACCTGTGCTTGTTGGTACAGTTGCGATTGAAACATCTGAAATTATTTCGCAGTTACTTGATAAACATAAAATTCCTCATAATGTCTTGAATGCGAAAAACCATGAACGCGAGGCAGAAATTATTGCAAATGCCGGTACTAAGGGCGCAGTAACGATTGCGACAAACATGGCGGGTCGTGGTACAGATATTAAACCAGGTGAAGGTGTACTAGAAATTGGTGGTTTAGCGGTCATCGGGACAGAGCGACATGAATCACGTCGTATCGATAACCAGCTTCGTGGACGTTCTGGTCGTCAAGGGAATCCAGGGGTTACGCAGTTCTATCTATCCCTAGAAGATGATTTAATGCGTCGTTTTGGCTCTGATAATATGAAGTCGATGATGATGCGCTTAGGCATGGATGATTCTCAGCCATTGCAATCAAAAGTTGTGTCGAGAGCTGTAGAATCAGCGCAGAAACGTGTCGAAGGTAATAACTTTGATGCACGTAAACGTTTATTACAATATGACGATGTGCTACGTCAGCAACGTGAGATTATTTATAAAGAGCGTTATGATGTATTGGAAACAGAGAATATGCGTGTACTCGTAGAGTCTATGATTCAAGAGACAATCGATAATGTTGTTGGTCTGTATACTCAGGGTGAGCAGAAAGATTGGAACTTAAAAGCAATTGAAGATTTTGTAGCGGCTAATCTGTTAGAAGAGGGTCAGCTTAAAGTAGCAGATTTCCAAGGCAAGTCTGCTGAAGACATTAATCAGTTGGTTTCGGATGCTGTTCATGCTCGTTATGATGAAAAAGAGGCAGAACTGACACCAGAGCGTATGCGTGAGTTTGAAAAGGTAATTTTATTACGTTCTATTGATACGAAATGGATTGATCATATCGATGCGATGGACCAACTTCGTCAAGGTATCCATCTACGTGCATATGGACAAAATGATCCACTTCGAGAATATCAACAAGAAGGCTTTGCTATGTTTGAGGATATGGTTGCGTCTATTCGTGAGGATGTTGCGAAATATGCAATGAAGGCAGAAATTCGCAGTAATCTTGAGCGTGAAGAGGTGGCGAAGGGCCAAGCGGTTAATCCGAAGGAAGAAGGCGGCTCAGCTCCGAAAAAACAACCTGTGCGTAAGTCTGAAAATATTGGTCGTAATGATTTATGCCCATGTGGAAGCGGCAAGAAATTTAAAAACTGTCATGGTGCAGGTCAATAA
- the fliS gene encoding flagellar export chaperone FliS produces MAANLTAQNAYKQNSVTTASPGELTLMLYNGCLKFLHKAKQAIQEKNVQEKNTNLIKAQAIIAELMSTLNMDIEISKQMLPLYEYMNHRLVEANIQNDVAIIEEVEGLVTEFRDTWKEVIRITRQQQFGQGNSGQI; encoded by the coding sequence TTGGCAGCAAATTTAACAGCACAAAATGCGTATAAACAAAATAGTGTGACTACAGCTTCTCCTGGCGAATTGACGTTAATGCTTTATAATGGATGTTTAAAATTCTTGCATAAGGCGAAACAAGCTATTCAAGAGAAAAATGTCCAAGAAAAAAATACAAATCTTATAAAGGCACAGGCGATCATTGCCGAGCTAATGTCTACACTCAATATGGATATTGAGATTTCGAAACAAATGCTACCTCTTTACGAATATATGAATCATCGTTTAGTAGAGGCAAACATTCAAAATGATGTAGCGATTATTGAAGAAGTAGAAGGATTGGTGACGGAATTCCGCGATACGTGGAAGGAAGTTATTCGCATTACTCGACAACAGCAATTTGGTCAGGGAAACAGCGGACAAATTTAG
- the flaG gene encoding flagellar protein FlaG has translation MRIAAQGQSTDVGTATSSTSSKKAIIEETTMTTIKSQLITQSQGEKIPVAEGQEVSKEKLQNVVDTVNEFLQINHNASKFVLHDGLDRYFVQVVDTQTEEVVKEIPPKKLLDAYYEMQKLLGMIVDEKI, from the coding sequence ATGCGTATTGCAGCTCAAGGACAATCTACAGATGTGGGAACTGCAACGTCATCAACATCTTCTAAGAAAGCTATTATAGAAGAAACTACGATGACTACTATTAAATCTCAGTTAATAACGCAATCACAAGGAGAAAAAATACCAGTTGCTGAGGGTCAAGAGGTATCTAAAGAAAAGTTGCAAAATGTAGTAGATACTGTGAATGAATTTTTGCAAATCAATCATAATGCTTCTAAATTTGTGTTACATGACGGTTTAGATCGTTATTTTGTACAAGTTGTTGATACCCAAACAGAAGAAGTCGTAAAAGAGATCCCTCCAAAAAAACTTTTAGACGCATATTATGAGATGCAAAAGTTATTAGGGATGATTGTGGACGAAAAAATATAA
- the pseC gene encoding UDP-4-amino-4,6-dideoxy-N-acetyl-beta-L-altrosamine transaminase has translation MIDSPRFISYGSQSIDEDDIQAVIETLRSPNLTQGPKIAQFEQAVAAYVGSKYAVAFCNGTAALHGACYAAGIDEGDEVITSPITFAASANCVRYVGGTVVFADIDERTYNINPEQIRSKITSKTKAIIPVDFTGQPVDIDVIMDIARKHELVVIEDGAHSFGASYKGRKVGTQADMTMFSFHPVKPVTTAEGGIVVTNNENYYKKLVKFRSHGIEPTAYAEEQGDWYYEMTELGYNFRMTDLQAALGVSQMKKLDYFIKRRQEIAAKYNEALGNVTGITIPKQLEDTESGWHLYMIQLDEANRKQVFNAMRAANIGVHVHYIPVYWHPYYQKLGYEQGLCPVAEEWYKKALTLPIHPRLTDEDINYIVSILKEYI, from the coding sequence ATGATTGATTCACCTCGATTTATCTCATATGGCAGTCAAAGTATAGATGAAGATGATATTCAAGCAGTTATTGAAACATTGCGTTCACCAAACTTAACTCAAGGACCGAAAATTGCACAGTTTGAGCAAGCTGTGGCAGCTTATGTTGGTTCAAAATATGCAGTAGCATTCTGCAATGGAACAGCAGCTTTACATGGTGCTTGTTATGCTGCTGGAATTGATGAAGGGGATGAGGTCATTACGTCTCCTATTACCTTTGCTGCAAGTGCAAACTGTGTACGCTATGTTGGCGGAACAGTTGTTTTTGCGGACATCGATGAACGTACTTATAATATTAACCCTGAACAAATACGTTCTAAAATTACATCAAAAACAAAGGCAATTATTCCAGTGGATTTTACAGGACAACCTGTTGATATAGATGTCATTATGGATATCGCAAGGAAGCATGAACTCGTCGTAATTGAAGATGGTGCTCATTCATTTGGTGCTAGTTATAAAGGGCGAAAGGTTGGAACACAGGCGGATATGACAATGTTTAGTTTTCACCCTGTAAAGCCTGTGACAACAGCAGAAGGTGGCATAGTTGTTACAAATAACGAAAATTATTATAAAAAACTAGTAAAGTTCAGAAGTCATGGAATTGAGCCAACAGCTTATGCTGAAGAACAAGGTGACTGGTATTATGAAATGACAGAATTAGGTTATAATTTTCGTATGACAGATTTACAGGCAGCCCTTGGTGTTTCACAAATGAAGAAACTTGATTATTTTATTAAGCGGAGACAAGAAATTGCTGCAAAGTACAATGAAGCATTAGGAAATGTGACTGGAATTACAATACCGAAGCAACTAGAGGATACTGAATCTGGCTGGCATTTGTACATGATTCAATTAGATGAAGCAAATCGGAAACAAGTATTTAATGCTATGCGAGCTGCAAATATTGGTGTCCATGTTCATTACATACCTGTTTATTGGCATCCGTATTATCAAAAGCTTGGTTATGAGCAAGGACTATGCCCAGTAGCAGAGGAATGGTATAAAAAAGCGTTAACATTGCCTATACATCCTCGTTTAACTGATGAAGATATTAACTATATAGTGAGTATATTAAAAGAATACATTTGA